One genomic region from Anticarsia gemmatalis isolate Benzon Research Colony breed Stoneville strain chromosome 7, ilAntGemm2 primary, whole genome shotgun sequence encodes:
- the LeuRS gene encoding leucyl-tRNA synthetase encodes MATLDRKGTFKVEYLQDIEKKVQEKWDNEQIFEMEAPDDGKPYEKFMCTFPYPYMNGRLHLGHTFSLSKCEFASRYYRLKGRKVLFPFGFHCTGMPIKACADKLKREMALYGCPPVFPEEEEQVTKDEGDIVPKDKSKGKKSKAVAKTGAAKYQWQIMQSIGVPEEEIKLFADESHWLEYFPPLAVADLKRMGIHVDWRRKFITTDANPFYDSFIRWQFYHLKERNKIMYGKRYTIFSPLDQQPCMDHDRSTGEGAGPQEYTIVKMEVQEPLPEVLKSFKGKKVSLVAATLRIETMYGQTNCWIHPDLKYIAFETVKDGIFVCTKRAARNMAYQGFTSKDGEVKILAEFVGQDLMGTALTSPLTCYPKIYVLPMLTIKEDKGTGIVTSVPSDSPDDYAALVDLQKKPAFREKYGIQDDMVMPFKPVPILEIPEFGNLSAVHLYDELKIQSQNDKDKLAQAKEMVYLKGFYDGVLLVGEYKGKKIQDVKKLIQSKVIEDNGAVVYYEPEKTIISRSGDECVVALCNQWYLDYGNEEWKSQVEKALNAMNTYHDEVRKNFQATLKWLHEYACSRTYGLGTKLPWDTQWLIESLSDSTIYNAYYTIAHFLQGDTFRGNKENALKIKPEDMTSAVWDYIFFKDAPFPKGTKIAKSSLERMKKSFQFWYPVDLRVSGKDLIQNHLTFYIYNHCAIWPNEEDKWPKGIRANGHLMLNSAKMSKSDGNFLTLTESIDKFSADGMRLTLADAGDSVEDANFVENTADAAILRLFTFIEWVKEIIATKSTLRTGPHNFHDKVFVSEMNTKINQTDDNYNKMLFKEALKTGFFELQAARDKYRELCSEGGMHAELVTLYIETQAKLMSPICPHVAEHVWELLGNKTSILHANWPVAGEIDELSIKASNYLMDAAHSFRIYLKNHCAVKKPKKGETPKPEKKPNKAVIWVAKEYPKWQHIILTTLKELNGASGLPDNKTISSKLGAIPELKKYMKRVMPFVQATRENMERIGVEALSVGLPFDEAAILNDNIAYLLNTLDLDSIEVKYTDDQEAPEKTREDCAPGQPHVSFSVAAGVDATFINPIAMNGFFTVSATLADGDTIERVKAKIAKEVKAIKDLNALKLWRYVDPVLGPRSIPVPGDYLNKCVVLDSASVLKVDLATASVDLVCNGKNLPVGTKLIYTYEK; translated from the exons ATG gCTACCTTAGATCGAAAAGGAACATTTAAGGTTGAGTACCTTCAAGATATTGAGAAGAAAGTTCAAGAGAAGTGGGACAATGAGCAAATATTTGAAATGGAAGCTCCAGACGATGGGAAGCCTTATGAAAAATTCATGTGCACATTTCCTTATCCCTACATGAACGGGCGTCTTCACCTTGGGCATACATTTTCACTATCAAAATGTGAA TTTGCTTCAAGATACTACAGGCTGAAGGGTAGAAAAGTTCTTTTTCCATTTGGATTTCACTGTACTGGTATGCCAATAAAAGCCTGTGCTGATAAGCTAAAGAGAGAAATGGCTCTGTATGGGTGTCCTCCTGTATTCCCTGAGGAGGAGGAACAGGTGACTAAAGATGAGGGTGATATTGTCCCTAAGGATAAAAGTAAAGGAAAAAAGAGCAAAGCTGTGGCCAAAACTGGTGCTGCCAAGTATCAGTGGCAGATTATGCAAAGTATTGGTGTGCCTGAGGAAGAGATCAAACTCTTTGCCGATGAAAGTCACTGGCTTGAATACTTCCCACCTCTTGCAGTTGCTGATTTAAAGAGAATGGGAATTcat GTTGATTGGCGTCGTAAATTCATAACTACAGATGCTAATCCATTTTATGATTCATTCATTAGGTGGCAGTTTTATCACCTTAAAGAACGCAATAAGATTATGTATGGTAAACGCTACACCATATTTTCGCCTCTAGACCAACAGCCTTGTATGGACCATGACAGAAGTACTGGTGAAGGAGCTGGACCCCAGGAGTACACCATTGTTAAAATGGAAGTCCAAGAGCCACTCCCTGAAGTTCttaa GTCTTTCAAAGGCAAGAAAGTTAGTTTAGTGGCAGCAACTCTAAGAATAGAAACAATGTATGGACAAACAAATTGTTGGATACATCCTGATCTCAAATACATTGCTTTTGAAACAGTAAAAGATGGAATATTTGTGTGTACTAAAAGAGCTGCAAGAAATATGGCTTATCAAGGATTTACTAGCAAGGATGGGGAAGTCAAAATTCTTGCTGAATTTGTTGGCCAGGATCTAATGGGAACTGCATTAACATCTCCATTAACTTGTTATCCCAAAATTTATGTTCTGCCTATGCTAACTATCAAGGAAGATAAGGGCACTGGTATTGTTACTAGTGTTCCATCTGACTCTCCCGACGATTATGCGGCACTTGTGGACTTACAAAAGAAACCAGCCTTTAGAGAAAAGTATGGCATTCAAGATGATATGGTGATGCCATTTAAACCTGTACCTATTCTGGAAATTCCAGAGTTTGGTAATCTATCTGCTGTCCATCTGTATGATGAACTCAAAATTCAAAGTCAAAATGACAAAGACAAATTAGCTCAAGCAAAAGAAATGGTGTACCTGAAAGGATTTTATGATGGAGTATTACTTGTTGGAGAATATAAAGGGAAAAAAATCCAGGATGTGAAAAAGCTTATACAAAGTAAAGTGATTGAGGACAATGGTGCTGTGGTATACTACGAACCGGAAAAGACGATTATATCAAGGTCAGGTGATGAGTGTGTAGTTGCTCTTTGCAATCAGTGGTACTTGGATTATGGTAATGAAGAATGGAAGAGTCAAGTTGAGAAAGCTCTGAATGCTATGAATACTTATCATGATGAAGTCAGGAAGAATTTCCAAGCTACTCTTAAATGGCTTCATGAGTATGCTTGCTCAAGAACTTACGGGCTTG gaACCAAACTACCATGGGATACACAGTGGCTAATTGAGTCTCTCTCTGACTCTACTATTTACAATGCCTACTACACAATCGCTCACTTCCTACAAGGTGATACTTTTAGGGGCAACAAAGAGAATGCTCTTAAGATTAAACCTGAAGACATGACTAGTGCAGTCTGGGATTACATTTTCTTCAAAGACGCGCCTTTCCCTAAAGGCACTAAGATTGCTAAGAGCTCCTTGGAGCGTATGAAGAAGTCTTTCCAATTTTG gtatcCTGTAGACCTAAGAGTATCAGGAAAAGATTTGATTCAAAATCATTTAACCTTCTACATCTATAATCACTGCGCCATCTGGCCCAATGAGGAGGACAAGTGGCCTAAAGGAATTCGTGCTAATGGTCATCTAATGTTGAACTCTGCCAAAATGTCCAAGTCTGATGGAAACTTCTTAACTCTGACGGAATCTATAGACAAATTTAGCGCAGACGGTATGAGGCTAACATTAGCCGATGCAGGCGATTCTGTTGAAGATGCTAACTTCGTCGAAAATACTGCTGACGCGGCTATTTTAAGGCTATTTACTTTCATTGAATGGGTAAAGGAGATCATTGCTACGAAATCTACTTTGCGAACAG GACCGCATAATTTCCATGACAAAGTGTTTGTAAGCGAAATGAACACGAAAATCAATCAGACTGACGACAATTACAACAAGATGTTGTTCAAAGAAGCTCTAAAGACTGGTTTCTTTGAGTTACAAGCGGCGAGGGATAAGTACAGGGAGCTTTGTTCCGAGGGTGGCATGCACGCGGAGCTCGTCACTCTGTACATTGAAACACAGGCGAAACTCATGTCACCAATCTGTCCTCACGTTGCTGAACATGTGTGGGAGTTGCTGGGCAAT AAAACAAGTATTCTTCATGCCAACTGGCCTGTGGCAGGAGAAATTGATGAACTTTCAATCAAGGCCAGCAATTACTTAATGGATGCTGCGCATTCCTTCCGAATCTATCTCAAAAATCATTGTGCTGTTAAGAAACCGAAAAAGGGCGAGACTCCTAAACCAGAGAAGAAACCAAACAAGGCTGTTATTTGGGTTGCCAAAGAGTACCCCAAGTggcaacatattattttaaccaCTCTAAAGGAGCTTAATGGG GCGTCTGGACTTCctgataacaaaacaatatctaGCAAATTGGGCGCAATCCCAGAGTTAAAGAAATACATGAAGCGAGTGATGCCGTTCGTGCAAGCGACCAGAGAGAATATGGAGCGTATTGGTGTGGAGGCTCTGTCTGTAGGACTGCCCTTCGATGAGGCGGCTATCTTGAACGATAATATTGCGTATTTACTCAACACTTTAGAT CTTGATTCGATTGAAGTCAAATATACCGACGATCAAGAGGCCCCAGAAAAAACTCGTGAAGACTGCGCTCCGGGCCAGCCCCATGTAAGCTTCAGCGTCGCAGCGGGCGTGGACGCTACGTTCATCAACCCGATCGCTATGAACGGATTCTTCACTGTCTCGGCTACTCTTGCCGATGGAGATACGATCGAAAGAGTAAAGGCCAAAATCGCTAAGGAAGTCAAAGCAATCAAAG actTGAATGCCCTCAAACTGTGGCGGTATGTAGATCCCGTGCTAGGCCCCCGATCTATTCCCGTTCCCGGAGACTACCTGAACAAATGTGTCGTGTTAGACAGCGCGTCGGTATTAAAAGTAGACTTAGCTACGGCCTCCGTGGATCTAGTCTGTAATGGTAAAAATCTGCCGGTGGGCACTAAACTGATTTATACATATGAAAAGTGA